One stretch of Girardinichthys multiradiatus isolate DD_20200921_A chromosome 2, DD_fGirMul_XY1, whole genome shotgun sequence DNA includes these proteins:
- the zwilch gene encoding protein zwilch homolog, whose protein sequence is MGSKVVSRAERFSCFLRSLQDDQSSNSCTYEEDIHMIKTKGDKITAVNVYSANQTIFVCEKALPKINGQGDELNTETSNCSADDDEDSCDVLHTEQGPQPLTVMKARELLSLYTLSQNPAVSAVDSKPILHPLWVRCDMCDPAGTAWFGAEPVCAGNKVTGVKLYSVTCKGSDVEKKSLVTLEELKQVHKNRHHPSSSGIKGNARFSLFGSTIVENTTIESQSSVTVDFKWSHVESILEIPPLSSTATLNIKVVCGDMRSPMFEMYRELEFLQTLADGLKTGETEWMEPVESPSAVNLTKAYLEELRNMSKTLQDQAAKTTETQKLKQETDPPIFNSFLERGDLDFVEQLWDRMRKSVTSYQDIGDCLKLVVEALRYGDIKPWIHRDSNSSLSKLILQSYHQQIDHVSLTGITPVTMLLEMGLDKMRKDYINYLIGEELTTLNHLCYYLSTEVDLQEQVIRLRKLHHLLEIIVTCGTFLGLPYDRLFVLTQSCLNHYKTSTYDEEHEFKLQIKPALISHFYQKEHPVVWGVEISSSQGLREVRTSLQLSDKPLVDHAIFKTDLPNETVNGDIEEPAFFSTMMCCSFTSFA, encoded by the exons ATGGGCTCAAAGGTGGTATCTCGTGCTGAGaggttttcctgttttcttcg ATCTCTTCAGGATGACCAAAGCAGCAATTCATGCACATATGAG GAGGACATTCACATGATAAAGACGAAAGGAGACAAAATCACTGCAGTAAATGTGTACAGTGCCAACCAGACCATCTTTGTCTGTGAAAAAGCT CTACCAAAAATTAATGGACAAGGTGATGAGCTAAACACAGAGACATCGAACTGTTcagctgatgatgatgaagatagTTGTGATGTTCTCCACACAGAGCAAGGACCACAGCCACTCACAGTCATGAAAGCGAG AGAGTTGCTGTCTTTGTACACATTATCTCAAAACCCAGCTGTGTCAGCGGTAGACAGTAAACCCATCTTACACCCTCTCTGGGTGCGATGCGACATGTGTGATCCTGCAGGAACAGCCTGGTTTGGTGCTGAACCTGTCTGTGCAGGAAATAAAGTAACCGGGGTCAAATTGTATTCTGTTACTTGCAAAG GttcagatgtggagaaaaaatcTCTGGTAACCTTGGAAGAACTGAAACAAGTGCACAAGAACAGGCATCACCCCTCCTCT AGTGGGATAAAAGGTAATGCCAGGTTCAGTTTGTTTGGGTCCACCATTGTCGAAAACACCACCATCGAGTCACAGAGCAGTGTGACAGTGGACTTCAAGTGGAGTCATGTGGAGAGTATTCTTGAGATCCCTCCTCTGTCTTCTACAGCAACTCTA AATATCAAAGTTGTCTGTGGAGACATGAGAAGTCCGATGTTTGAGATGTACAGGGAGCTAGAGTTTCTTCAG ACTCTTGCAGACGGTTTAAAAACTGGTGAGACTGAATGGATGGAACCTGTGGAAAGCCCTTCAGCTGTAAATCTGACCAAGGCCTACCTCGAAG AACTTAGGAACATGTCAAAAACACTACAGGATCAGGCTGCTAAGACCACAGAG ACCCAAAAGCTGAAGCAGGAGACGGATCCTCCCATTTTCAACTCCTTCTTGGAAAGAGGAGATTTGGATTTTGTGGAGCAGTTGTGGGATCGGATGAGAAAAa GCGTGACGTCCTACCAGGACATCGGAGACTGTCTGAAGCTGGTTGTCGAAGCTCTGCGATACGGTGACATCAAGCCCTGG ATTCACAGAGACAGCAACAGCTCCCTCAGCAAGCTGATCCTTCAGTCGTACCACCAGCAGATTGACCACGTGTCTCTGACAGGCATCACCCCGGTCACCATGCTACTGGAGATGGGACTAGACAAGATGAGAAAAGACTACATCAACTACTTGattg GTGAAGAACTGACAACTTTAAACCACTTG TGTTACTACCTGAGCACAGAGGTTGATCTGCAAGAACAAGTGATCCGACTCAGAAAACTGCACCACCTGCTGGAAATAATAGTGACCTGCGGCACATTCTTGGGCTTGCCCTATGACCGGCTCTTTGTTCTCACACA ATCGTGTCTGAATCACTACAAAACATCAACATATGACGAGGAGCATGAATTCAAACTCCAGATCAAACCAGCCTTGATTAGCCATTTCTATCAGAA GGAACATCCTGTAGTGTGGGGAGTTGAGATATCCAGCAGTCAAGGTCTTCGTGAGGTGCGGACATCCTTACAGCTCAGTGACAAGCCACTGGTTGATCATGCCATCTTTAAAACAG ATTTGCCGAATGAAACTGTAAACGGGGACATTGAGGAGCCTGCCTTCTTTTCCACAATGATGTGCTGCAGTTTCACCAGCTTTGCATGA
- the rpl4 gene encoding 60S ribosomal protein L4, producing MACARPLISVYSDKGESSGKNVVMPAVFRAPIRPDVVNFVHTNMRKNNRQPYAVSELAGHQTSAESWGTGRAVARIPRVRGGGTHRSGQGAFGNMCRGGRMFAPTKTWRRWHRRINKPQKRYAICSALAASAIPALVMSKGHRIEEIPEVPLVVEDKVEGYKKTKEAVLLLKKLKAWNDIKKVYASQRMRAGKGKMRNRRRIQRRGPCIIYNQDTGLTKAFRNIPGITLQDVNKLNLLRLAPGGHVGRFCIWTESAFRKLDELYGTWRKSASLKIDYKLPMHKMTNTDLSRILKSEEIQKALRAPNKKINRRVLKKNPLKNLKIMLKLNPYAKTARRHAILQHDPAIKAKMLKPKKRPAKKAPAKPKA from the exons ATG gCCTGTGCCCGACCCCTCATCTCGGTATATTCCGACAAAGGAGAATCATCAGGCAAAAATGTTGTTATGCCTGCTGTGTTCAGGGCCCCCATTCGCCCTGATGTTGTGAATTTTGTGCACACCAACATGCGCAAAAACAACCGGCAGCCATATGCAGTTAGCGAGCTGGCAG GCCATCAGACAAGTGCAGAATCCTGGGGAACAGGAAGAGCTGTGGCCCGTATCCCTCGTGTGAGAGGTGGTGGTACTCACCGTTCTGGCCAGGGTGCTTTTGGAAAC ATGTGTCGTGGTGGCCGCATGTTTGCCCCCACTAAAACCTGGAGGCGTTGGCACCGCAGGATCAACAAACCCCAGAAACGCTATGCCATCTGCTCTGCCCTGGCTGCTTCTGCCATCCCTGCACTTGTGATGTCCAAGG GACATCGTATTGAGGAAATCCCTGAAGTCCCATTGGTGGTTGAAGACAAAGTTGAGGGCTACAAGAAGACCAAGGAGGCCGTGCTACTGCTGAAGAAGCTTAAAGCCTGGAATGATATCAAGAAG GTCTATGCCTCTCAGCGCATGCGTGCTGGAAAGGGTAAGATGAGGAATCGTAGACGTATCCAGCGCAGGGGGCCGTGCATCATCTACAACCAAGACACTGGCTTAACCAAAGCCTTCAGGAATATTCCAG gCATCACTCTGCAGGACGTGAACAAACTGAACCTTCTGAGACTCGCTCCCGGCGGTCACGTTGGACGGTTCTGCATCTGGACTGAAAGTGCTTTCCGCAAGCTAGATGAGCTGTATGGCACCTGGCGTAAATCAGCCTCTCTGAAGATTGATTACAA GCTCCCAATGCACAAGATGACAAACACAGATCTGAGCAGGATTTTGAAGAGTGAGGAGATCCAGAAAGCACTCCGTGCACCCAA caagaagatcaaCCGCAGAGTACTGAAGAAGAATCCTCTGAAGAATCTGAAGATCATGCTCAAACTGAACCCTTACGCCAAGACGGCAAGGCGTCATGCCATCCTGCAGCACGACCCTGCT ATCAAGGCTAAGATGCTAAAACCCAAGAAGAGGCCTGCAAAGAAAGCACCTGCTAAACCCAAGGCATAA
- the map2k1 gene encoding dual specificity mitogen-activated protein kinase kinase 1, whose product MQKRKKPEPIQLNPIPDGNTINGTGASETNLEALQKKLEELELDEQQRKRLEAFLTQKQKVGELKDDDFEKICELGAGNGGVVFKVSHRPSGLIMARKLIHLEIKPAIRNQIIRELQVLHECNSPYIVGFYGAFYSDGEISICMEHMDGGSLDQSLKTAGKIPEEILGKVSIAVIKGLSYLREKHKIMHRDVKPSNILVNSRGEIKLCDFGVSGQLIDSMANSFVGTRSYMSPERLQGTHYSVQSDIWSMGLSLVEMAIGRFPIPPPYSKELEQIFGFPVEGEAASSESSPKPCPPGRTGSSYGPNSRPPMAIFELLDYIVNEPPPKLPGIFSSEFQDFVNKCLIKNPAERADLKQLMVHPFIKKSEAEEVDFAGWLCSTIGLSQPATPTHGTSM is encoded by the exons atgcagaaaagaaagaagCCAGAACCGATCCAGCTGAATCCGATTCCTGATGGGAACACTATCAACGGAACAGGAGCCTCAGA aacaAACTTGGAGGCTTTGCAGAAAAAACTTGAGGAGCTCGAGTTGGATGAGCAACAGCGAAAACGCTTGGAGGCCTTCCTGACACAGAAGCAGAAAGTGGGGGAGCTGAAGGATGATGATTTCGAGAAGATTTGTGAGCTCGGTGCAGGCAACGGAGGCGTCGTTTTTAAGGTCTCACACCGACCCTCTGGTCTTATTATGGCCAGGAAG ctgatccacctggaGATTAAGCCGGCCATCAGGAACCAGATCATCCGGGAGCTGCAGGTGTTACACGAGTGTAACTCTCCATACATAGTGGGATTCTATGGTGCTTTTTACAGCGATGGAGAAATCAGCATCTGCATGGAGCATATg GATGGTGGATCTCTGGACCAGTCACTGAAGACAGCAGGCAAAATCCCAGAGGAGATCCTTGGCAAAGTCAGCATTGCT GTCATAAAAGGCCTTTCCTATCTGCGTGAGAAACACAAGATCATGCATAGAG ATGTCAAGCCTTCTAACATCCTGGTGAATTCCCGTGGTGAGATCAAGCTGTGTGACTTTGGCGTGAGCGGACAGCTCATAGACTCCATGGCCAACTCCTTTGTGGGCACTCGCTCTTACATGTCG CCAGAGCGTCTACAGGGCACACATTACTCTGTTCAGTCAGACATATGGAGCATGGGTCTGTCCCTGGTTGAAATGGCCATTGGGCGCTTCCCTATCCCTCCACCTTATTCCAAAGAACTAGAGCAGATCTTTGGATTCCCAGTGGAAGGGGAGGCAGCCTCCAGCGAGTCCTCTCCAAAACCATGCCCCCCTGGACGTACGGGGAGCT CATATGGACCAAACAGCAGACCACCTATGGCTATATTTGAGCTGCTCGATTATATAGTCAATGAG CCTCCACCAAAGCTTCCTGGGATATTTAGCTCAGAATTCCAGGACTTTGTTAATAAATG TCTGATTAAGAATCCTGCAGAGAGGGCAGACTTAAAGCAGCTGATG GTGCACCCTTTTATCAAAAAATCAGAGGCTGAGGAGGTGGACTTCGCTGGCTGGTTGTGCAGCACAATTGGACTCAGTCAGCCTGCGACACCCACCCATGGCACAAGTATGTGA